From a single Brassica oleracea var. oleracea cultivar TO1000 chromosome C5, BOL, whole genome shotgun sequence genomic region:
- the LOC106344440 gene encoding uncharacterized protein LOC106344440, whose protein sequence is MSRHYSRQEKEKWVEEPRPPPKRPPVRIPESNNESLIAANRLTIIGRVTNPQVQRPRAVVDFLPQVWHLEGRAHGRDLGADKFQFKFETEEELATVLRNGPYHYKKWMLLIQRWEPVVSDQFPSTISFWVNIIGIPLHFWNDKTVDTIEDALGNYPVRDIEGARLRMDANGLLPLEMTLDIELPSGDVTEVELEYLKLEKHCFQCYSLLHEKDDCPLLVRGAQRMLPRKMGINQRNALMRIEANKRCHDERCGYSRIADTRRSVVSDQHRRAPSAYEGRRTEPDRARSRVSHSHGGSRGYHSDRRTREYSDRRAHEHPDQSRDRSEYVYRPREITSAGRKDTDVSGSLGRNLGTRLSGLENAANQVAPNGSQASHTPPRPVEQPQDTTANSGSSKERRSALERISEPRPPALARLGVTSSNDSVRLQDVEIEFLGDEDQEILTRRLSQTSTGFEMIQIAQNVPAITGGVPTAQSEESPEDLAPNRIHPSLRLGARVASPGGGKRKAPASSTAAKATGKRKVTKPPAPKRIPRSPCHGVSLRKVNVARSLNPPRKKLCLDKAQAGPSKTTMQTRSSNTVQIPANRRTEGDFQSPLPPLP, encoded by the coding sequence ATGTCTCGTCACTACTCACGACAAGAAAAGGAAAAGTGGGTGGAGGAGCCTAGGCCACCCCCAAAAAGACCTCCGGTTCGCATACCGGAGAGCAATAACGAGAGTCTTATAGCTGCTAATCGCCTCACCATTATAGGAAGGGTTACGAACCCTCAAGTCCAACGACCACGTGCTGTGGTGGACTTCTTACCCCAAGTCTGGCACCTTGAAGGAAGGGCGCACGGTCGAGATCTGGGAGCTGACAAATTTCAGTTCAAGTTCGAAACTGAAGAAGAACTGGCCACTGTCCTTCGCAACGGACCATATCACTACAAGAAATGGATGCTCCTCATTCAGAGATGGGAGCCGGTGGTCTCAGACCAGTTCCCTTCGACTATAAGCTTTTGGGTCAATATAATTGGCATTCCACTCCATTTCTGGAACGATAAGACAGTGGATACAATTGAGGACGCCTTGGGAAACTATCCAGTGCGTGATATTGAGGGAGCTAGGCTCAGAATGGATGCTAATGGTCTGCTCCCACTGGAAATGACCTTGGATATCGAACTACCCTCAGGGGATGTTACCGAAGTTGAGCTGGAATATTTGAAGCTGGAGAAGCATTGCTTTCAGTGCTATTCTCTACTCCATGAAAAAGATGATTGCCCTTTGTTGGTAAGAGGGGCACAACGTATGCTACCTCGGAAGATGGGCATCAACCAACGTAATGCCTTGATGAGGATTGAGGCTAATAAAAGATGCCACGATGAGAGGTGTGGGTACTCGAGGATCGCGGACACTCGTAGGTCTGTCGTTTCAGATCAACATCGTAGAGCTCCTTCCGCCTACGAAGGACGCAGAACAGAGCCTGATAGAGCTCGATCTAGGGTCTCTCACTCCCATGGTGGATCAAGAGGATATCACTCAGATCGTAGAACCCGTGAATACTCAGACCGCAGAGCTCACGAACACCCAGACCAGTCTAGAGATCGCTCGGAGTATGTTTACAGACCCCGAGAGATAACTTCTGCAGGACGTAAAGATACCGACGTGTCTGGATCGTTGGGAAGGAACCTGGGCACTAGACTTTCGGGACTGGAGAACGCTGCCAACCAAGTAGCACCTAACGGGTCTCAAGCATCCCATACCCCGCCACGACCAGTGGAGCAACCTCAAGACACTACAGCAAACAGTGGCAGCTCTAAGGAAAGGCGATCAGCCCTTGAACGTATCTCGGAGCCCAGGCCTCCTGCGTTAGCTCGACTTGGCGTTACCTCAAGTAATGATTCAGTACGACTTCAAGATGTCGAAATAGAGTTTCTAGGGGACGAAGATCAGGAGATCTTAACCCGCCGCCTCTCCCAAACTTCTACTGGATTTGAAATGATCCAAATTGCTCAGAATGTCCCTGCGATAACGGGCGGAGTACCTACTGCTCAGAGCGAGGAAAGCCCTGAAGACTTAGCTCCTAACAGAATCCACCCTTCTCTACGGCTTGGAGCTCGAGTGGCCTCCCCAGGTGGGGGAAAAAGGAAGGCTCCAGCGAGTTCGACTGCAGCAAAAGCAACAGGGAAGCGAAAGGTCACCAAGCCACCAGCGCCAAAGAGGATTCCACGTAGCCCTTGTCATGGGGTTAGCCTGAGAAAAGTGAATGTGGCTCGTTCTTTAAACCCACCACGCAAGAAACTATGTCTGGATAAGGCGCAGGCGGGACCTAGCAAGACTACTATGCAGACAAGAAGTTCCAATACGGTGCAGATACCGGCAAATAGGAGAACGGAGGGGGATTTTCAATCCCCTCTTCCTCCGCTTCCTTAG